A single window of Rubripirellula lacrimiformis DNA harbors:
- a CDS encoding PVC-type heme-binding CxxCH protein has protein sequence MTALLKRIATVCLLFATLLLSDFASAQESQVSVLMLGDTGFHKPSEFYRNLVDPLREQGIELQYTEKLSDLNEDNLAKYDGLMVFANIEQITPEAESSLLSYVQNGGGLIPVHCASFCFLNSDRYIELVGGQFQSHGFTRFETQIVASGHEIMRGLKPVRSMDESYRHSKLNPDKTVLETRSDASGPVSNPDGEPYTWVRTSGKGRVFYTAWGHDHRTWSNDDFQKLLARGVRWACGQTLTASSADSGKPGDPKAHAVNAVNRSFTAPEINPPSVDDEKFSATEVGAKIPNYTPGAQWGTQAEPFSKMQDPLPAEQSLKAYATPKGTHLAIWAKESSDNWPGNSEQGDKYAGLSGKPIAMNWDENGRLWVCETVDYPNELQEKPAVGRDRIKICEDTDNDGRADKFTVFAENLSIPSTLVCYRGGVIVQDGEETVYLKDIDGDDKADFRQSLITGWALGDTHGGVSNFQYGPDNWIWGMQGYNNSQPVINGESQMRFRQGFWRFKVKSGTSDKTAPAFAIDAQSSKVVAVESSQFDEHTIRVEALEFMRGTNNNTWGLGFSEEGYVFGSTANGCPSVHMPIPNRYYDQVAGWSPETLQNIAPSHRFDPIDDRIRQVDWHGGFTAGCGSAIYTARNYPQTWWNRIQMVCGPTGHLVGSFVLEKDGASYRSRNAFNMVASIDDWSAPIMSEVGPDGNVWVLDWYNYIIQHNPTPNGFQTGKGAAYESDLRDKRFARVYRLVTDDAGGASATRTLQLANSDNAGLVAALSSDNFFWRRTAQRLLVEKAATDDATLSALVNLVNRANVDEIGLNPSAMHAIWTLAGLTEAGSESAAVALAKACEAGFHHVSSPVRNAVIASCSHEQVAKAIDEGLQNDVDPKVRLTVLLRVAEGTANAAISGDDLAGLVPSIVDDGVLLDAWTAAASTDPTATIVALSKMDQSAVDSLTQRISVLAEHLARNQPAAEQISRLLEISPNSSVAVTVWEGLAKGWPRDLVLNLPEESQRIVREQFLANDASVESKAAILAVADKWSITNLSEIVGEIQEQLLATAMDADADSTNRLSAWDQAIRLAPTSPKILDAVEAFFTPQLAPEIGIAALSSLQASRVEGLSEMLLDLKKSLGPKLGSQILTLLLSRADGTEDLLDAIADGQVRFNDLQLDQRQALLNHPTSSIAGRAKELMETRGAMVTSNRQALVDQWMPVTEVKGDVQNGLAMFKKHCSACHLHGEVGKEIGPNLTGMAVHPKEEILMNVLDPSRSVENNFRTYQILTVDGNVLSGMLAGESANSLRIIDTQGKEKLVLREDIEQLTSSAKSLMPEGFESSISKTEMADLLSFLAKRGKYAPLNISGVATINSDKGLPGFRGRPGDKFLLDSYGRVEVEGVPFELVDPQGDRIANIIGLQNQSSRFPGTLPESVGIGCAGNVETIHILGGVAWAAYPRFKDESTSMIVRRHYADGSASDFELVNGKHIVTYQAGDDVPESKLAIEANGKQIRYLKIPADAEKALTKVEFVKGSDFSLPLVFAVTVEFAGESPTATASSQCDKQTREMTKQNCE, from the coding sequence CGGGCTCATGGTCTTCGCGAATATCGAACAGATCACCCCGGAAGCCGAGTCGTCCCTACTGAGCTATGTCCAAAATGGCGGAGGACTGATTCCCGTTCACTGCGCGTCGTTCTGTTTTTTGAACTCCGACAGGTACATCGAGCTCGTTGGCGGGCAATTTCAAAGTCACGGTTTTACTCGCTTTGAAACCCAGATCGTGGCTTCCGGCCATGAAATCATGCGGGGTCTGAAACCTGTTCGGTCGATGGACGAAAGCTATCGGCACAGCAAGCTCAACCCGGACAAGACGGTTCTCGAAACGCGAAGTGATGCGTCCGGCCCCGTTAGCAATCCCGATGGCGAGCCTTACACGTGGGTCCGAACGAGCGGAAAAGGCCGTGTATTCTACACAGCTTGGGGACACGATCATCGCACTTGGTCCAACGACGACTTTCAAAAGTTGCTGGCACGCGGTGTTCGCTGGGCCTGTGGTCAAACGCTCACCGCAAGTTCCGCCGACAGTGGCAAGCCCGGCGATCCAAAAGCTCACGCGGTCAACGCCGTGAATCGCTCTTTCACGGCACCTGAAATAAACCCGCCTTCGGTCGACGATGAAAAGTTTTCGGCAACCGAAGTGGGCGCAAAGATCCCGAATTACACTCCGGGGGCTCAGTGGGGAACGCAAGCCGAACCGTTCTCGAAGATGCAAGATCCTCTTCCAGCGGAGCAGTCCCTCAAAGCGTACGCGACTCCGAAGGGAACGCATCTTGCGATCTGGGCCAAGGAATCGAGCGATAACTGGCCCGGCAATTCCGAGCAAGGCGATAAGTACGCGGGTTTAAGTGGTAAGCCAATCGCGATGAACTGGGACGAGAACGGTCGTCTTTGGGTGTGCGAAACCGTGGATTACCCCAACGAACTGCAAGAAAAACCAGCCGTGGGACGCGACCGCATCAAGATCTGCGAAGACACTGACAACGACGGCCGAGCTGACAAGTTCACTGTTTTTGCAGAAAACCTAAGCATCCCCTCGACGCTTGTTTGTTACCGGGGTGGTGTGATCGTTCAGGACGGCGAAGAGACCGTTTACTTGAAAGACATCGACGGCGACGACAAAGCCGATTTCCGCCAGTCACTGATCACCGGTTGGGCGCTGGGCGACACGCACGGTGGTGTCAGTAATTTCCAGTACGGCCCCGACAATTGGATTTGGGGAATGCAGGGTTACAACAATTCGCAGCCCGTGATCAACGGCGAGTCGCAAATGCGTTTCCGTCAAGGCTTTTGGCGATTCAAAGTCAAATCGGGTACGTCGGACAAAACAGCTCCGGCCTTTGCGATCGATGCGCAGAGCAGCAAAGTTGTTGCCGTAGAATCGAGTCAGTTTGATGAGCACACGATTCGCGTCGAGGCCTTGGAGTTCATGCGAGGAACCAACAACAACACTTGGGGACTTGGCTTCAGCGAAGAGGGCTACGTCTTTGGTTCAACGGCCAACGGATGTCCGAGCGTTCATATGCCGATTCCCAATCGGTACTACGATCAAGTCGCTGGATGGTCGCCAGAGACATTGCAAAATATCGCTCCGTCACATCGATTTGATCCGATCGACGATCGAATTCGACAGGTCGACTGGCATGGCGGATTCACGGCCGGATGTGGCTCGGCAATCTATACCGCTCGCAACTATCCACAGACTTGGTGGAATCGTATTCAAATGGTCTGCGGTCCGACGGGACATCTCGTTGGATCTTTCGTGTTGGAGAAAGACGGCGCCAGCTACCGAAGTCGAAACGCGTTCAACATGGTCGCCAGCATCGATGATTGGTCCGCTCCGATCATGTCGGAAGTTGGCCCCGACGGCAACGTTTGGGTCTTGGACTGGTACAACTACATCATCCAGCACAATCCAACGCCCAACGGTTTTCAAACAGGCAAAGGGGCTGCATACGAAAGTGATTTGCGGGACAAACGTTTTGCACGCGTCTATCGGCTGGTGACGGACGACGCGGGGGGGGCCTCTGCAACACGAACGTTGCAACTTGCAAATTCCGACAACGCCGGACTCGTTGCTGCATTGAGCAGTGACAATTTCTTCTGGCGCCGAACGGCACAGCGATTGTTGGTCGAAAAGGCGGCGACCGATGATGCGACGCTTAGCGCTCTCGTAAATTTGGTTAACCGTGCTAACGTTGACGAGATCGGCTTGAACCCATCGGCGATGCATGCGATTTGGACGCTTGCCGGTTTGACAGAAGCCGGTAGTGAATCAGCGGCAGTTGCTTTGGCAAAGGCATGCGAAGCCGGTTTCCACCATGTGTCCAGCCCCGTTCGTAACGCCGTGATCGCAAGTTGCAGTCATGAGCAAGTCGCAAAGGCGATCGACGAAGGACTGCAAAACGACGTCGATCCCAAGGTGCGATTGACGGTGTTGTTACGAGTCGCCGAGGGAACCGCGAATGCTGCGATTAGTGGAGACGACCTTGCTGGACTGGTGCCTTCGATAGTAGACGACGGTGTCTTGTTGGACGCTTGGACTGCCGCAGCATCGACCGATCCCACTGCGACGATCGTGGCGTTGAGCAAGATGGATCAATCCGCAGTGGATTCGCTAACACAACGGATCTCGGTCCTGGCGGAACACTTGGCAAGAAATCAACCGGCAGCTGAGCAAATTAGCCGATTGCTTGAAATCTCGCCCAATTCGTCGGTTGCCGTCACCGTGTGGGAAGGCTTGGCGAAAGGTTGGCCACGAGATCTAGTTTTGAATCTCCCCGAAGAGTCACAGCGAATCGTTCGAGAACAGTTCTTGGCCAATGACGCTTCGGTCGAGAGCAAGGCGGCGATTCTGGCGGTCGCTGATAAATGGTCGATCACAAATTTAAGTGAGATCGTCGGCGAGATTCAGGAGCAGCTGTTGGCGACCGCGATGGACGCGGATGCCGATTCGACAAACCGTTTGAGTGCCTGGGATCAAGCGATTCGACTTGCCCCGACGAGCCCCAAGATTCTTGACGCGGTTGAAGCGTTCTTCACTCCGCAACTGGCGCCAGAAATCGGGATCGCGGCTTTGAGCTCGCTGCAAGCCTCGCGGGTGGAAGGGCTTTCCGAAATGCTGTTGGACTTGAAGAAATCGCTCGGCCCGAAATTGGGAAGTCAGATTTTGACCTTGCTGCTTTCCCGAGCCGATGGCACCGAGGATTTGCTAGACGCCATCGCTGATGGTCAGGTACGGTTCAATGATCTGCAGTTGGATCAACGCCAAGCATTGCTAAACCATCCCACGTCCTCAATTGCCGGCCGCGCGAAAGAGTTGATGGAAACGCGAGGTGCGATGGTGACATCCAATCGCCAAGCGTTGGTTGACCAATGGATGCCAGTCACTGAAGTGAAAGGCGACGTGCAAAACGGATTGGCAATGTTTAAAAAACACTGCTCGGCTTGTCATCTCCATGGCGAAGTCGGAAAGGAGATCGGCCCCAACCTGACAGGCATGGCGGTTCATCCCAAAGAGGAGATCTTGATGAACGTTCTCGATCCTTCGCGTAGTGTCGAGAACAATTTCCGCACCTATCAAATCCTGACTGTCGACGGGAACGTGCTTTCGGGAATGTTAGCGGGTGAATCAGCAAACTCGCTCCGCATCATCGACACGCAGGGCAAAGAAAAGCTGGTGCTTCGCGAAGACATCGAGCAACTGACTTCGTCTGCCAAGTCACTGATGCCCGAGGGTTTTGAAAGTTCAATCAGTAAGACTGAAATGGCTGATCTGCTGTCGTTTCTTGCCAAGCGTGGCAAGTACGCGCCGCTTAATATCTCCGGTGTTGCGACCATCAACAGTGACAAGGGGCTTCCCGGATTCCGTGGCCGGCCCGGAGACAAGTTCTTACTTGATTCTTACGGGCGTGTGGAGGTCGAAGGCGTTCCATTTGAGCTGGTCGATCCTCAGGGAGATCGGATCGCCAACATCATCGGATTGCAAAATCAATCGTCGCGTTTCCCCGGCACGTTGCCTGAATCAGTCGGCATCGGCTGTGCTGGAAATGTGGAAACGATTCACATACTGGGAGGCGTCGCCTGGGCTGCCTACCCACGGTTCAAGGATGAATCGACCAGCATGATTGTTCGTCGTCACTATGCCGACGGTTCGGCAAGCGACTTTGAGTTGGTCAACGGCAAACACATCGTGACTTATCAGGCAGGTGACGATGTGCCGGAATCTAAATTGGCGATTGAGGCCAACGGCAAGCAGATTCGATACTTAAAGATTCCTGCCGACGCTGAGAAGGCGTTAACGAAAGTCGAATTCGTGAAAGGCAGTGACTTTTCGCTTCCGCTCGTCTTCGCCGTCACAGTCGAGTTTGCAGGCGAGAGCCCAACTGCAACCGCGAGTAGTCAATGTGACAAACAGACGAGAGAGATGACTAAGCAGAATTGTGAGTGA
- a CDS encoding alpha/beta hydrolase-fold protein produces MRKILTLILVGMLQIASVVVQAQEPNSEQPRQGRRGGGFGGSIELGPDDKQTYPDPVDSIVDKRENIPHGRLEMIDYESKTVGTTRKMNVYTPPGYSSEKKYPVLYLLHGIGGDETEWQRFATPDVLFDNLIADGKAVPMIVVMPNGRAQKNDRAEGNVMASAPAFAVFEQDLLDDVIPAVESRYSVQADRENRALAGLSMGGGQSLNIGLTNLDTFAWMGGFSSAPNAKAPEELVRDPEKTKTQLKLLWLSCGNKDGLIGISQRLQRYLKENDVPHIWNVDSCGHDPTHWRNSLYHFAQLLFQKTTANKGTAADAEGTTNETPAAAENKQSSTTPEGIQDDFKPASTNQSGKEYPQVNSQGRIKFRVVAPEAKSVATTFRESTEFVRGDDGAWIGYSRPLDEGFHYYELIIDGANVPDPNSKYYFGAMRWGSGIEIPAHDREFYALKNLPHGQVREIFFHSESTDTERRAFVYTPPGYDGDQETRYPVLYLQHGWGENEYGWSVQGHAGLIMDNLIAEGNTKPFVIVMTYGMTNEVRMGGMRNFDITDFETVLVDELVPYVDKHFRTLTDHPNRAMAGLSMGSMETRSITLRNLNKFSHIGLFSGATISKDDVENTEGFKDKVKLVFVSYGSKEVGGGRARWGGDPGDTVKKLKELGINAHYYLSPETAHEWQSWRRSLKEFAPMLFQPEDKLSGSWNVDFDTQIGVQKYVMAFDKQGGHLVAKAKAELAGRSRDVEFVDVELQDDVISFIENLNFGGNAIRIEYTGEIAGDLIEFQRKVGDFASEEAIAKRSPAVDDLMSERIHPAADR; encoded by the coding sequence ATGAGAAAAATCCTGACTCTGATCTTGGTCGGCATGCTTCAGATTGCCAGCGTCGTTGTGCAAGCGCAGGAGCCAAATTCGGAACAACCCCGCCAAGGAAGACGTGGTGGCGGTTTCGGCGGCTCGATTGAACTTGGTCCCGACGACAAGCAAACTTACCCCGATCCCGTCGATAGCATCGTCGATAAGCGTGAAAACATACCGCACGGCAGGTTGGAGATGATCGACTACGAGTCGAAGACGGTCGGCACGACTCGCAAGATGAATGTCTACACGCCACCGGGATACTCGTCCGAGAAAAAGTATCCCGTTCTGTATTTGCTGCACGGCATCGGTGGCGACGAAACTGAATGGCAGCGTTTTGCGACGCCTGACGTGTTATTCGACAATCTGATCGCGGATGGAAAAGCCGTCCCAATGATCGTAGTCATGCCTAACGGACGCGCGCAAAAGAACGATCGCGCCGAAGGCAACGTGATGGCGAGTGCTCCAGCCTTCGCCGTTTTTGAGCAAGATTTGCTCGACGACGTCATTCCTGCCGTCGAGTCTCGCTATAGCGTTCAAGCCGATCGGGAAAATCGAGCTTTGGCCGGCTTATCGATGGGTGGTGGGCAGTCACTGAATATCGGTTTGACCAACCTGGATACTTTTGCTTGGATGGGTGGGTTTTCGTCCGCGCCCAACGCGAAAGCTCCCGAGGAATTGGTACGCGATCCGGAAAAGACCAAAACGCAACTCAAACTGTTATGGCTGTCCTGTGGCAACAAGGACGGACTGATCGGAATCAGTCAACGTCTGCAGCGATACCTCAAAGAGAATGACGTGCCGCACATTTGGAACGTTGACTCATGCGGGCACGACCCGACGCACTGGCGCAACAGCCTGTACCACTTCGCTCAACTACTTTTCCAGAAAACAACCGCTAACAAAGGGACAGCGGCCGATGCAGAGGGCACGACGAACGAGACGCCCGCCGCTGCGGAAAACAAGCAATCCAGCACAACACCCGAAGGCATCCAAGACGACTTCAAACCTGCCTCGACAAACCAGTCGGGCAAGGAATACCCGCAAGTCAACTCGCAAGGTCGCATCAAATTTCGCGTCGTCGCCCCGGAAGCAAAAAGCGTTGCCACAACCTTTCGCGAAAGCACGGAGTTCGTCAGAGGCGACGATGGCGCGTGGATCGGATATTCCCGACCACTTGATGAAGGATTCCACTACTACGAGTTGATCATCGATGGCGCGAACGTGCCCGATCCGAATAGCAAGTACTACTTCGGCGCGATGCGTTGGGGAAGCGGCATAGAAATCCCCGCTCATGATCGTGAGTTTTACGCACTTAAGAATTTGCCGCACGGCCAGGTTCGCGAAATCTTCTTCCATTCGGAAAGTACTGACACCGAGCGACGCGCATTCGTTTACACTCCTCCGGGCTACGACGGCGATCAAGAAACACGCTACCCGGTGTTGTATCTGCAACACGGTTGGGGAGAAAACGAGTACGGCTGGAGTGTGCAAGGGCACGCCGGATTGATCATGGACAATTTGATCGCCGAAGGAAATACGAAACCGTTCGTTATCGTGATGACCTACGGCATGACGAATGAAGTTCGCATGGGCGGAATGCGAAACTTTGACATCACAGACTTCGAAACGGTTCTGGTCGATGAGTTGGTTCCATACGTTGATAAGCATTTTCGCACGCTGACGGATCATCCTAATCGCGCAATGGCTGGTCTTTCGATGGGTAGCATGGAAACCAGGTCGATCACCCTCCGCAATTTGAACAAGTTTTCGCACATCGGGCTTTTCAGCGGCGCGACGATTTCTAAGGACGACGTTGAAAACACGGAAGGATTCAAGGACAAGGTCAAACTCGTTTTTGTTAGCTACGGCAGCAAGGAAGTGGGTGGTGGTCGGGCTCGTTGGGGCGGCGATCCAGGAGACACCGTCAAGAAGTTGAAAGAGCTTGGCATCAACGCCCACTACTACCTGTCGCCAGAAACCGCTCATGAGTGGCAATCATGGCGTCGCAGTCTGAAAGAGTTTGCGCCCATGCTGTTCCAACCTGAAGACAAACTTTCGGGGTCCTGGAATGTCGACTTCGATACTCAGATCGGCGTTCAGAAGTATGTCATGGCTTTCGACAAGCAAGGCGGTCATCTCGTGGCGAAAGCCAAAGCGGAATTAGCTGGCCGATCTCGTGACGTCGAATTTGTTGATGTTGAATTGCAGGACGATGTGATTTCATTCATTGAAAACCTCAACTTTGGCGGCAACGCAATTCGCATTGAGTACACCGGTGAAATTGCTGGTGATTTGATCGAATTTCAACGCAAGGTAGGCGATTTTGCAAGCGAAGAGGCCATCGCGAAACGCTCCCCTGCTGTCGATGATTTGATGTCCGAACGGATCCATCCCGCCGCAGACCGCTAG